A part of Chryseobacterium shigense genomic DNA contains:
- a CDS encoding D-alanine--D-alanine ligase yields the protein MSKKSVAVVMGGYSDEYVVSLKSGQLIYDSLDRNLYDVYKVVILKDEWYFLGENDKKHEINRGDFSVTLDNNEKLKFDACFNIIHGTPGENGILQAYWDAIGQKYTGCDFYQSALTFNKKDTLAVLSKYGIPSAKSIYLRKGEAINTDEIVESLGLPVFVKPNQSGSSLGISKVKDKSGLIAATEIAFKEDDEILIESFLDGMEVSVGVIDFKGETIVLGITEIVPTNEFFDYEAKYEGASEEITPARIDDATRIRVEEISKRAYNSLGMSGFSRSEFILMDGIPYMLEMNTNPGFSPASILPQQARHYGISITDLCGNEVEKALNK from the coding sequence ATGAGCAAAAAAAGTGTTGCCGTTGTTATGGGAGGCTATTCGGACGAATATGTGGTTTCCTTAAAAAGCGGCCAGTTGATCTACGATTCTCTGGACAGAAATCTATATGATGTATACAAGGTGGTTATCCTTAAAGATGAGTGGTATTTTTTAGGTGAAAACGATAAAAAACATGAAATCAACCGCGGTGATTTTTCAGTGACATTAGATAATAATGAAAAGCTGAAATTTGATGCCTGTTTCAACATTATCCACGGAACTCCGGGTGAAAACGGAATTCTTCAGGCTTACTGGGATGCTATCGGACAGAAATATACAGGCTGTGATTTCTATCAGAGCGCTCTTACTTTCAATAAAAAAGATACACTCGCAGTATTGTCAAAATACGGAATTCCTTCTGCCAAAAGCATTTATTTAAGAAAAGGAGAAGCTATCAATACAGACGAAATCGTTGAAAGCCTGGGTCTTCCGGTTTTCGTTAAGCCCAACCAATCCGGATCATCTCTGGGAATTTCAAAAGTGAAGGATAAATCCGGGTTAATTGCCGCTACAGAAATAGCCTTCAAAGAAGATGATGAAATCCTGATCGAAAGTTTCCTGGACGGAATGGAAGTTTCCGTAGGTGTAATAGATTTCAAAGGAGAAACCATCGTTTTGGGAATCACAGAAATTGTTCCTACCAATGAATTTTTTGATTATGAGGCCAAATATGAAGGAGCTTCAGAAGAAATTACCCCGGCAAGAATTGATGATGCTACCAGAATCAGGGTGGAAGAAATTTCAAAAAGAGCTTACAACTCACTGGGTATGAGTGGTTTTTCAAGAAGTGAATTCATCCTTATGGACGGCATTCCTTATATGCTTGAAATGAATACCAACCCGGGATTCTCCCCTGCCAGCATTCTTCCTCAACAGGCAAGACATTATGGAATATCCATCACGGATCTTTGCGGAAACGAAGTAGAAAAAGCACTTAATAAGTAA
- a CDS encoding PASTA domain-containing protein, whose protein sequence is MLKSLFNWKVLLNLVVAIGIFVGLVWVTFRWLEYHTNHGQEIPVPNVINKSVYDAVKILEDTGLEYEVDSAEYNPKYKPFQVLKMHPLSSSRVKPGSLVRIVVNPRTWAPITVPDVINKYSGLAFQRLDQVGLKIGDTIYEPSIQKDALLRVLYKGNAVNPGSRLPRFSIIDVVVGSGPMRNISIPNVVGLSVKEARAVIAKNLFEVGLIEHEDGSKDESDIIYYQDPASGDVRDQGMQIDLWASKRTPAELRAKVEQLNSIYRMKVDTSLPPVHYDEVPTSRPEPSYDPPAAAPVPKKEVPKHEPAKTEPAKTTNAATGTKPAGTVTEKPKTATTNNQSSGNKPATPASTTQQPAQKPKAKKVVVE, encoded by the coding sequence ATGCTTAAATCACTTTTCAATTGGAAAGTTTTACTGAATTTAGTAGTCGCCATCGGTATTTTTGTGGGGTTGGTGTGGGTTACTTTCCGTTGGTTGGAATATCATACCAATCATGGTCAGGAAATTCCTGTACCCAATGTTATTAATAAATCGGTCTATGATGCCGTAAAAATATTAGAGGATACCGGGCTGGAATATGAAGTAGACAGTGCCGAGTATAATCCTAAATATAAGCCTTTCCAGGTTTTAAAGATGCACCCTTTATCCAGTTCACGGGTGAAACCGGGATCATTGGTAAGAATTGTGGTGAATCCAAGAACATGGGCGCCTATTACCGTTCCTGACGTAATCAATAAATATTCGGGGCTGGCATTCCAGAGACTGGATCAGGTGGGGCTTAAAATTGGTGATACCATCTATGAACCGAGTATTCAGAAAGATGCTCTTTTAAGAGTATTGTATAAAGGTAATGCTGTTAATCCGGGATCACGCCTTCCGAGATTCTCTATAATTGATGTTGTGGTGGGATCCGGACCTATGAGAAATATTTCAATTCCTAACGTGGTAGGGCTTTCGGTGAAAGAAGCCAGAGCTGTTATCGCAAAAAACCTGTTTGAAGTAGGTCTTATAGAACATGAAGATGGAAGCAAAGATGAATCTGATATCATTTATTATCAGGATCCGGCTTCAGGAGACGTAAGAGATCAGGGAATGCAGATTGACCTTTGGGCAAGTAAAAGAACACCTGCTGAGCTTAGAGCTAAAGTAGAACAGCTGAACTCAATTTACCGTATGAAAGTAGATACTTCACTTCCTCCGGTGCATTATGATGAAGTTCCTACCAGCCGCCCGGAACCAAGCTATGATCCGCCTGCAGCAGCACCTGTACCAAAAAAAGAAGTTCCTAAACATGAACCAGCTAAAACAGAACCTGCCAAGACAACTAACGCAGCTACTGGAACTAAACCTGCCGGAACTGTAACAGAAAAACCTAAAACTGCAACAACAAATAATCAGAGTTCAGGAAATAAGCCTGCAACACCTGCGAGTACAACACAGCAGCCAGCTCAAAAGCCAAAAGCTAAAAAAGTAGTAGTAGAATAA